A part of Aegilops tauschii subsp. strangulata cultivar AL8/78 chromosome 2, Aet v6.0, whole genome shotgun sequence genomic DNA contains:
- the LOC109763781 gene encoding protein SPIRAL1-like 4 → MSRAGSSGGGRSSLGYLFEPDEIFPIRRFKSNQETEKPSEDSIVMQPQDDKVMTGDEADHQEPPYQAPPKREEVSNPIVSHRPASIIYHTNQSGNNTGLLITDRPSTRVRCAPGGASSLGFLFSSETNVTDDK, encoded by the exons ATGAGTAGAGCAGGGAGCAGCGGGGGCGGCCGGAGCTCTCTGGGCTACCTCTTTGAGCCGGATGAGATCTTCCCGATCCGCAGGTTCAAGTCCAACCAAGAGACCGAGAAGCCCTCGGAAGACAGCATCGTCATGCAGCCGCAGGACGACAAGGTCATGACCGGTGATGAAGCAGACCACCAAGAACCGCCGTATCAGGCTCCTCCCAAGAGAGAGGAGGTATCGAACCCGATTGTGTCTCACAGACCTGCTTCCATCATCTACCACACTAACCAATCGGGCAACAACACCGGGCTTCTAATCACC GACCGACCGTCGACGAGGGTCCGGTGTGCACCGGGAGGGGCGTCGTCGCTTGGATTTCTCTTCTCTTCGGAGACGAACGTAACTGACGACAAATGA